The Ketobacter alkanivorans genome includes the window CGGATGTCTCTGGTCACTACATCCCCTTCCAGAATGACTCGAATAGGTTGCTCCGGATCGTCTACCAGAAACTGGACGTCCATGTTTTCGGCCAATATCTGCAGGCTTTGCTCATTATCCAGAGACACGCCGTGATTACTGGCCGCCAGCGCCACTAATCGATATAGTGCGCCACTGTCTAATAGATGCCAATTGAGGAACTGCGCTACTTTTTGTGCAATTGTGCCTTTACCGGAACCGCCGGGACCATCAATGGTGATGACCGGTGCTGTAGCTGGACTGCTAGCCATTGGATTCTCCTACTTCTGCGACATCCAGCTTCATACCCACTTTCCGTGACAGTTCGACGAAATTAGGAAAAGAAGTTGCCACGTTAGCACAATTGTTTATGGTGATGTTGCCACCTGCCCGCAGCGCGGCAACTGCAAAAGACATGGCAATGCGGTGATCTCCATGACTTTCAACGGTACCACCGCCGTATGCACCACCTTCAATGACGATGCCATCTGGCGTCGGATCAGCCTTAACACCCAGCGCCTGTAGCCCATCCGCCATGACTTGAATACGATCGCTTTCCTTCACTCGCAGCTCCTCGGCACCGGTGAGTACGGTGGTGCCTTCGGCGCAGGCCGCCGCAACGAACAAAACGGGGAATTCATCAATAGCGAGCGGCACCTGATCTTCGGGGATATGAATCCCTTTCAGTTTGGCATGCTGGATACGAATGTCCGCCACCGGCTCACCCCCGACTTCACGCCGGTTAAGTACTTCCAGGTTTCCGCCCATAGCGTTAAGTATATTGATGACCCCAACGCGGGTTGGGTTAATACCAACATGCTGCAGGGTAAGATCGGCTCCGGGGGTAATGCTGGCCGCCACCATAAAAAAGGCAGCGGAGGAAATATCAGCGGGTACGTCGATTGTGGTGCCTTTAAGGCTGCCACCGCCCACCAAAGTGATTTTATTGCCCTCTGTGGTTACAGGATAACCAAAACCACGCAACATGCGCTCGGTATGATCACGAGTCGGCGCTGGTTCTGTGACGCTGGTGACACCCTCGGCGTATAAACCCGCCAGTAACACGCAGGATTTCACTTGAGCGCTGGCCATGGGCATATCGTAATGAATGCCTTTAAGGGGCTGACCGCCTTTGATCTTGAGAGGTGGCGTACCATCCTCACGACAATCCACTTTGGCTCCCATCATGGCCAGAGGCTTGGTCACGCGCCCCATGGGGCGGCGGGACAGGGATTCATCACCGGTCAGTTCCACGTCAAATTTCTGGGCGGACAACAAGCCCGCCAGCAGGCGCATGGAAGTGCCGCTGTTACCCAGATAAAGCGGCCCGTGGGGCGGCAACAGGCCATGGATACCCACACCATAAACTTTTACATGTCCATTATTGGGGCCTTCGATGGTGACCCCAAGGTCGCGGAAGGATTGCAGGGTAGCCAGGCTGTCCTCGCCCTCCAGAAACCCGAACACTTCAGTGACGCCATCGGCCAGAGACCCCATCATAATGGAGCGATGGGAAATTGATTTATCGCCAGGTACACGAATGGAACCCTTTACCTCACCGCCACGATGGGCAGTGAACACAACATTCTTTTCAGTCATAGTCTTACTGTATGCACGCTTTGCTAACATTTTGGTGAAATGATCCCGCGCCACCTTGGCTCGGGTCATGATGCCCAGCATGGCCTGGGAATCCTGCTGTTCCACCGCTGCTTTAAATACTTCGAGCCCGCGACTGAAGTGACCTATCACATCCAATATGGACTGCTGGTTGGCAATGAAAATATCATGCCACATGGTGGGATCACTGGAGGCTATGCGGGTAAAATCGCGAAAACCGCCGGCAGCGTACCGGAATATTTCCTGATTTTCATCCTCTTTAGCTAAGGTATCCACCAGCGAGAATGCCAGCAGGTGCGGTAAGTGGCTGGTGGCGGCCAGCACGCTGTCGTGCTGTTCCACGCTCATGGTGAGCACTTCTGCTCCAATCCCACTCCAGGCATGCTGTACCAGGTTTAAGGCGTCAGGATCGGTATCCGGCAGAGGTGTCAGGATAACTTTGTGATTCTGGTACAGATCGACCTTGGCGGCTTCAACACCACTGCGTTCAGACCCGGCGATCGGATGGCCTGGCACAAACCAGTTAGGCACCTTGCCGAACACGGCTTTGGCGGCAGCCACAACATTGCCTTTTACGCTACCCGCGTCGGTAACAACGGCGCTGCCATCCAGGGCCGGGGCCATGGCGCGCAACAGGGTTTCTGTGGAACCTATAGGGGCTGCCAGCATCACCAGATCGGCTCCGGCAACCGCTTTGAGTATGTCAGGCTCGGCGCGATCAATGACGCCCAGCTGCAAGCCTTTATCAAGGGTGCTTTGGGAGCGGCTGCAACCGACTATTTCGTTGCATAGCCCGTGAGCCTTGAGACCTAATGCAAAAGATCCACCTATCAAGCCCAGCCCCACAATCGTGACACGATTCATAGGCTGAACCAGAGAGGCATCCTTTAACATTGCGCCAACACCTTGGCCAGCGCATCCAGGCAACGGCGGTTTTCTTCCGGCAAACCAACACTGATGCGCAGTGAGTTAGCCATGCCGTAATTCGCTACGGGCCTGGTGATAACCCCTTCGAGTAACAATTTTTGATAAACAGCGGTACCTTGCTGCTCAAAATGCACCGTAATAAAGTTGCCCGCAGAAGGAATGTATTCCAATCCGAGGCTTCTGAAACCTTCCTCAAACTGCTGCAGGCCCTGCCGATTCAAATCACGGCTGCGTTGCAGATAGCTCTCATCATCCAGAACGGCCGTTGCCGCCGCTAAAGCAAAGGAGTCCACATTGAAGGGTTGGCGCACACGGTTCAATACGTTTGCCACCTGAGGATGAGACAGACCGTATCCAACCCGCAAAGCTGCCAAACCATATGCTTTGGAAAATGTACGAGTCACGATCAGATTGGGGTACTGATTCAGGTAATCCACACCATTGAGAACAGCATCGTTCTCCACATATTCTATGTAGGCTTCATCCAACACGACCAGTACGTGCTCGGGTACCTTGCTGATAAAGCGCTCCCATTCCTGCCGACCAAAAGAGGTGCCGGTTGGATTGTTAGGATTAGCAATAAAGATCAACTTGGTTTTATCGGTGATGGCAGATGCCATGGCGGCCAGATCATGGCCCCAGTCTTTAGCGGGCGTTACAACGGCAGTGGCACCACAGGCCTGGGTGGAAATCGGGTAAACCGCAAAGGCGTACTGGGAAAAAATCGCCTCATCACCTGCTGACAGGTACGCGCGGGCAATCAGATCCAGAACATCGTTGGAGCCATTGCCCAGGGTAATGGTGTCTGCTTTTACACCCAGCTTAGCGGCCAGCGCCTGCTTAAGTCTGAAGCCATTGCCATCCGGGTATCGAGTCAGATCTGCCTTGACCTGATCCAGTGCCTGCAACACTTTGGGGCTGGGTCCCAGCGGGTTTTCATTGCTGGCCAGCTTTATAATGTTGCTGATGCCAAGCTCCCGCTCCAGCTCATCTATCGGTTTACCAGGCACGTAAGGGGTCAGCCCCTGCACGCCAGTTGTCGCCAACGCTATGTAATCACAGGTCATATTAAAGAACCGCTTTGGGGTAGGAACCCAGTCGCTTCACGTACACCGCCAGTTCTTCTACGTGCTTGAGTACGTTTTTGACGGATTCCGTGTTTTCGTGGCCTTCGAAATCAATGAAGAAGAGATAGGCCCAGGTCCCATCGCGGGATGGGCGGGTTTCCACTCGGGTCAGCATGATGCCTGCCTCATGGAAGGGTGCCAGCAATTCATAGAGGGCACCGGGCTTGTTCTTCATGGACACAATGATTGAGGTTTTATCCTGCCCCGAACTGGGCACATGCTCTCGGCCAACAATCAGGAAACGGGTGCTGTTATGGGGGTTGTCTTCAATGTTGGAGGCAACCTTTTTCAGGCCATAAATTTCAGCGGCGACTTCACCGGCAATGGCTGCAGCGTTCCATTCGCTCTGCATACGCTTGGCCGCATCGGAATTGCTGCTGACGGGGATTCGATCCGCCGCGGGATAGTGCGCATCCAACCACTGGCGACACTGGGCAAATGATTGCTGGTGAGAGTAGATGCGGCTGATGGAATTCTCTTTGGTGTTGGCACCCACCAATAAATGGTGGTGTATGCGCAACTCCACTTCACCACAGATGGTGACATTGGCATGGGTAAAGGAGTCCAATGTGGTGTTGACGACCCCTTCAGTGGAGTTTTCAACCGGCACCACTCCGTAATGAGCGCTGCCGGATTCCACTTCACGGAACACTTCGTCAATGGTCGCCATGGGTAATGTACGCACGGCGTGGCCGAAATGTTTCTGCGCTGCAGCCTGGGTGAAAGTACCTTCCGGCCCCAGATACGCAATGCTCATGGGTTCTTCGAGCGCCAAACAGGCCGACATGATTTCACGAAACAGCCGCGCCATGGATTCGTTATTCAGGGGGCCGCTATTGCGTTCCATCACCCGCCGTAGCACTTGAGCCTCTCGCTCAGGGCGATAAAAGACGGCTTTCTCGCCCTCTTCCATACCCGCTTGCTTTACATCCGCAACTTGCTGGGCACAGCTTGCACGCTTATTGATCAACTCCTGAATCTGACGATCCAGCTGGTCGATTGTGTCCCGCAATGTTTCCAGTGTGGGTTTGGAATCAGACATGCTTTCGAATTAACCCCTTCGTTGCGCAAAATCTTTCATGAAGTCGATCAGTGCGTCTACCGCCTCCATGGGAACTGCGTTGTATATACTGGCCCGCATGCCGCCCACGGAACGATGCCCTTTCAGGTTTAACAAGCGGCGCGCTTCGGCCTCTTTCAGAAATGCTTTATCCAATGACGCATCCGCCAAGGTAAACGGCACATTCATGCGGGAACGATTATTGACCGCCACCGGGTTGGCGTAAAAGCCACTGCCATCAATATATTGATAGAGTTTTTCCGACTTGGCGCGGTTAAGTTTGCCCATGGCCTCTACACCGCCTTGCTGTTTCATCCACTCAAACACCAGCCCGGAAAGATACCAGGCATAAGTTGGCGGCGTGTTGTACATAGAGCCGTTGTCAGCATGGGTTTTATAATCGAACACGGTGGGGGTCGCCGGGATGGCGTTACCCAATAAATCCTCACGCACAATCACCACGCAAATACCGGCAGGGCCAATATTCTTCTGGGCCCCGGCGTAGATCAGGCCGAAACGGCTTACATCCAATGGTTCAGACAGTATGCTGGAGGAGAAATCCGCCACCAAGGGTACGTTTACCTCCGGGATGAAATCGAACTCCACACCACCGATGGTTTCGTTGGGGCAGTAATGCAAATAGGCCGCATTACTGCTTAATTGCCAGCGCTCAAAGTCCGGCACGGAGCTGAAGTTATCCTCCTCGCTACTGGCCACTACGTGAACATTGCAGTACTTTTTGGCTTCTTTAATGGCCTTGGAGGACCATTGCCCTGTGTTCACGTAATCCGCAGACTGAGTACCATCTGACAGATTCATGGGCACCATCGCGAACTGAGCACTGGCACCGCCCTGCAAAAACAGCACTTTATACTGATCAGGAATGCTCAGAAGATCCCGCAAATCACGTTCCGCTTTTTCAGCGATTGCCACCACTTCATCCGAACGATGGCTCATCTCCATCACCGACAGACCTTTGCCCTGATAATCGAGCATTTCAGCCTGGGCCTTTTGTAACACCGCCTCTGGAAGCGCTGCGGGACCTGCA containing:
- the serC gene encoding 3-phosphoserine/phosphohydroxythreonine transaminase produces the protein MTRAYNFCAGPAALPEAVLQKAQAEMLDYQGKGLSVMEMSHRSDEVVAIAEKAERDLRDLLSIPDQYKVLFLQGGASAQFAMVPMNLSDGTQSADYVNTGQWSSKAIKEAKKYCNVHVVASSEEDNFSSVPDFERWQLSSNAAYLHYCPNETIGGVEFDFIPEVNVPLVADFSSSILSEPLDVSRFGLIYAGAQKNIGPAGICVVIVREDLLGNAIPATPTVFDYKTHADNGSMYNTPPTYAWYLSGLVFEWMKQQGGVEAMGKLNRAKSEKLYQYIDGSGFYANPVAVNNRSRMNVPFTLADASLDKAFLKEAEARRLLNLKGHRSVGGMRASIYNAVPMEAVDALIDFMKDFAQRRG
- a CDS encoding bifunctional prephenate dehydrogenase/3-phosphoshikimate 1-carboxyvinyltransferase codes for the protein MNRVTIVGLGLIGGSFALGLKAHGLCNEIVGCSRSQSTLDKGLQLGVIDRAEPDILKAVAGADLVMLAAPIGSTETLLRAMAPALDGSAVVTDAGSVKGNVVAAAKAVFGKVPNWFVPGHPIAGSERSGVEAAKVDLYQNHKVILTPLPDTDPDALNLVQHAWSGIGAEVLTMSVEQHDSVLAATSHLPHLLAFSLVDTLAKEDENQEIFRYAAGGFRDFTRIASSDPTMWHDIFIANQQSILDVIGHFSRGLEVFKAAVEQQDSQAMLGIMTRAKVARDHFTKMLAKRAYSKTMTEKNVVFTAHRGGEVKGSIRVPGDKSISHRSIMMGSLADGVTEVFGFLEGEDSLATLQSFRDLGVTIEGPNNGHVKVYGVGIHGLLPPHGPLYLGNSGTSMRLLAGLLSAQKFDVELTGDESLSRRPMGRVTKPLAMMGAKVDCREDGTPPLKIKGGQPLKGIHYDMPMASAQVKSCVLLAGLYAEGVTSVTEPAPTRDHTERMLRGFGYPVTTEGNKITLVGGGSLKGTTIDVPADISSAAFFMVAASITPGADLTLQHVGINPTRVGVINILNAMGGNLEVLNRREVGGEPVADIRIQHAKLKGIHIPEDQVPLAIDEFPVLFVAAACAEGTTVLTGAEELRVKESDRIQVMADGLQALGVKADPTPDGIVIEGGAYGGGTVESHGDHRIAMSFAVAALRAGGNITINNCANVATSFPNFVELSRKVGMKLDVAEVGESNG
- the pheA gene encoding prephenate dehydratase, giving the protein MSDSKPTLETLRDTIDQLDRQIQELINKRASCAQQVADVKQAGMEEGEKAVFYRPEREAQVLRRVMERNSGPLNNESMARLFREIMSACLALEEPMSIAYLGPEGTFTQAAAQKHFGHAVRTLPMATIDEVFREVESGSAHYGVVPVENSTEGVVNTTLDSFTHANVTICGEVELRIHHHLLVGANTKENSISRIYSHQQSFAQCRQWLDAHYPAADRIPVSSNSDAAKRMQSEWNAAAIAGEVAAEIYGLKKVASNIEDNPHNSTRFLIVGREHVPSSGQDKTSIIVSMKNKPGALYELLAPFHEAGIMLTRVETRPSRDGTWAYLFFIDFEGHENTESVKNVLKHVEELAVYVKRLGSYPKAVL
- the hisC gene encoding histidinol-phosphate transaminase, translating into MTCDYIALATTGVQGLTPYVPGKPIDELERELGISNIIKLASNENPLGPSPKVLQALDQVKADLTRYPDGNGFRLKQALAAKLGVKADTITLGNGSNDVLDLIARAYLSAGDEAIFSQYAFAVYPISTQACGATAVVTPAKDWGHDLAAMASAITDKTKLIFIANPNNPTGTSFGRQEWERFISKVPEHVLVVLDEAYIEYVENDAVLNGVDYLNQYPNLIVTRTFSKAYGLAALRVGYGLSHPQVANVLNRVRQPFNVDSFALAAATAVLDDESYLQRSRDLNRQGLQQFEEGFRSLGLEYIPSAGNFITVHFEQQGTAVYQKLLLEGVITRPVANYGMANSLRISVGLPEENRRCLDALAKVLAQC